The following are encoded together in the Myxococcales bacterium genome:
- the mgtE gene encoding magnesium transporter, which produces MRLVRLIGPELEALLRESPGEVRDLLDEIHPEDLADIVAELEAKDAGEVLKALPTEYAAEVFERLDEDDQEALSHTMGADSTARIAAEMGADERVDFFSIMPPGVAETVLESLERVDPEAAEEVEELRRWPESSAGGLMTTELISVGPDIEIGGAIDELRKRAREAETLDTVYVVDNRERLLGFLRLRDLLLAEPAEKVRDVMHENVISVPPELDQEEVAKVLAKYDLHAMPVVSGRGELLGLITSDDILDVMNEEQAEDVHKMGAVAPIRETYFDATFFEYIKKRAPWLAILFVGGFFTTTAMRGFNRVLSDVAQLSFYVPLLIAAGGNSGSQSSTLVIRGLAVGEIETKDWLRVLGRELMQGLVLGAMLASFGVLRVLIAGDPVGMVGLVAVTLIANVVMGCVVGGMMPLFLHRIGVDPATSSTPFIATLVDVFGILIYLSLAQLMLLGAAQITAP; this is translated from the coding sequence ATGCGGCTCGTGCGGCTCATTGGACCGGAGCTCGAAGCGCTCTTGCGCGAGAGCCCCGGTGAGGTGCGCGACCTGCTCGACGAGATCCACCCGGAGGATCTCGCTGACATCGTCGCGGAGCTCGAGGCCAAAGACGCCGGAGAGGTCCTGAAGGCACTGCCGACGGAGTACGCCGCCGAGGTCTTCGAGCGGCTCGACGAGGACGATCAAGAGGCGCTGTCGCACACCATGGGCGCCGACTCGACCGCGCGCATCGCCGCGGAAATGGGCGCCGACGAGCGCGTGGACTTCTTCAGCATCATGCCACCGGGCGTCGCCGAGACGGTGCTCGAGAGCCTGGAGCGAGTCGACCCGGAAGCAGCCGAAGAGGTGGAGGAGCTTCGCCGATGGCCGGAGAGCTCCGCCGGCGGCCTGATGACCACCGAGCTGATCTCGGTAGGGCCGGACATCGAGATCGGGGGCGCAATCGACGAGCTGCGCAAGCGCGCCCGCGAAGCGGAGACCTTGGACACGGTGTACGTCGTCGACAACCGGGAGCGCCTGCTGGGATTTCTGCGACTGCGCGATCTCTTGCTGGCGGAGCCCGCCGAGAAGGTGCGCGACGTGATGCACGAGAACGTCATCTCGGTGCCGCCGGAGCTGGATCAAGAAGAGGTCGCCAAGGTCTTGGCCAAGTACGACCTGCACGCCATGCCGGTCGTGAGCGGCCGAGGGGAGCTCCTTGGGTTGATCACCTCCGACGACATCCTCGACGTCATGAACGAGGAGCAGGCAGAGGACGTGCACAAGATGGGCGCCGTCGCGCCGATCCGCGAGACTTACTTCGACGCCACGTTCTTCGAGTACATCAAGAAGCGCGCGCCGTGGCTGGCGATCTTGTTCGTGGGCGGGTTCTTCACGACCACCGCCATGCGCGGTTTCAATCGAGTCTTGTCCGACGTCGCGCAGCTCAGCTTCTACGTGCCGCTGTTGATCGCAGCCGGGGGTAACTCGGGCTCGCAGTCGTCGACGCTCGTCATCCGCGGGCTCGCCGTCGGCGAGATCGAGACCAAGGACTGGCTGCGGGTCCTCGGGCGAGAGCTGATGCAGGGGCTGGTGCTCGGGGCCATGCTCGCGTCGTTCGGCGTGCTGCGGGTCCTGATCGCCGGCGATCCGGTCGGCATGGTCGGCCTGGTGGCCGTGACCCTGATCGCGAACGTGGTGATGGGATGCGTGGTCGGCGGCATGATGCCGCTGTTTCTTCACCGGATCGGTGTGGATCCGGCCACGAGCTCGACCCCATTCATTGCCACGCTGGTCGACGTTTTTGGCATTCTCATCTACTTGAGCCTGGCCCAGCTGATGCTCCTCGGTGCGGCCCAAATCACCGCACCTTGA
- a CDS encoding enoyl-CoA hydratase/isomerase family protein, protein MTVRFEPSAPVLTITLDRPKANAFDQAQLDALVDALTRAEAVPDARALVIAGSGERAFSAGADLSAVGPFGDPEGFQRWTRQAHAMLDRIAEFPVPVIAAIERPAVGGGFEVALACHFRVLGRGAHLALPEIRRGYLPSWGALERLVPLVGLGFATELLLTGRKIEAAEALACGLVHQVAEDANLAARELADSLAALPPVAVRVAMGQLAGFRRGDGRDVVRKREIADLERLVRTEDTVEGILAFFEKRTPVFKGR, encoded by the coding sequence ATGACCGTTCGCTTCGAGCCCTCTGCCCCCGTCCTGACCATCACGTTGGATCGACCCAAGGCAAACGCCTTCGATCAGGCGCAGCTGGACGCTCTCGTCGATGCGCTGACTCGAGCCGAGGCCGTGCCGGATGCCCGCGCGCTCGTCATCGCGGGCTCAGGCGAGCGCGCTTTCAGCGCCGGGGCCGATCTGTCGGCCGTAGGCCCGTTCGGTGATCCGGAAGGCTTCCAGCGCTGGACGCGACAAGCTCACGCGATGCTGGACCGGATCGCGGAGTTTCCGGTGCCGGTGATCGCAGCCATCGAGCGGCCCGCGGTCGGGGGCGGTTTCGAGGTCGCGTTGGCCTGCCACTTCCGAGTGCTCGGTCGCGGGGCCCATCTGGCGCTACCGGAGATCCGCCGGGGATATCTGCCAAGCTGGGGAGCGCTCGAGCGCTTGGTGCCGCTGGTCGGCCTGGGGTTTGCCACGGAGCTCCTGCTCACCGGCCGAAAGATCGAGGCGGCCGAGGCGCTCGCGTGCGGGCTCGTGCATCAGGTCGCGGAAGACGCCAACCTGGCCGCGCGGGAGCTGGCGGACAGTCTCGCTGCCCTGCCGCCCGTGGCGGTGCGTGTCGCCATGGGACAGCTCGCCGGGTTTCGACGCGGGGACGGCCGCGACGTCGTGCGCAAGCGCGAAATCGCGGATCTCGAGCGCCTCGTGCGGACCGAGGACACCGTCGAAGGGATCCTCGCCTTCTTCGAGAAGCGCACGCCTGTGTTCAAAGGCAGGTGA